From the genome of Spinacia oleracea cultivar Varoflay chromosome 2, BTI_SOV_V1, whole genome shotgun sequence, one region includes:
- the LOC110803839 gene encoding thymidine kinase a, translated as MSSFKSLVSLSSVVNGGSNNGVPGEIHVIVGPMFAGKSTALLRRIKSESNNGRNVAMIKSSKDTRYAKDSVVTHDGVRFPCWALPDLSCFQEKFGFDAYEKLDVIGIDEAQFFGDLYEFCCKAAEKDGKTIVIAGLDGDYLRRSFGSVLDVIPLADTVTKLTARCEMCGKRAFFTLRKVGETQTELIGGAESYMPVCRQHYVNGQAVIGAATRTVLETGHINKDITVPELLEPTCVSS; from the exons ATGTCTTCTTTTAAATCACTCGTTTCACTTAGCTCCGTCGTTAACGGTGGTTCTAATAACGGCGTTCCTGGTGAAATTCATGTTATTGTGGGCCCCATGTTTGCCGGAAAATCCACCGCGCTCCTCCGCCGCATCAAATCCGAGAGCAACAATGGAAG AAACGTGGCGATGATAAAATCAAGCAAGGATACGAGATATGCGAAAGATTCAGTTGTGACACACGATGGAGTGAGGTTCCCTTGTTGGGCTTTGCCAGATCTCTCTTGTTTTCAAGAGAAATTCGGATTTGATGCTTATGAGAag TTGGATGTAATTGGGATCGACGAAGCACAATTCTTTGGTGACCTTTATGAATTTTGCTGTAAGGCGGCTGAAAAGGATGGGAAAACCATTGTGATTGCAGGGCTGGATGGTGATTACTTGAG GAGGAGCTTTGGAAGTGTACTGGATGTGATACCACTTGCTGATACTGTAACAAAGTTGACAGCGCGGTGTGAGATGTGTGGTAAGCGGGCTTTCTTTACATTGAGGAAGGTAGGGGAGACACAAACAGAATTAATTGGTGGAGCTGAATCATACATGCCTGTTTGCCGCCAACATTATGTGAATGGGCAGGCAGTCATTGGAGCTGCAACACGAACTGTACTCGAAACTGGACACATTAACAAGGATATTACAGTTCCAGaacttctggaaccaacatGTGTCTCCTCCTAA
- the LOC110803832 gene encoding heterogeneous nuclear ribonucleoprotein 1 has product MQSDLGKLFIGGISWETNEERLREYFSTFGEVIEAVIMKDRTTGRARGFGFIVFSDPAVADRVVQEKHNIDGRMVEAKKAVPRDDQNILSRTSGSAHGSPGPSRTRKIFVGGLASTVTESDFKMYFEQFGQITDVVVMYDHNTQRPRGFGFITYDSEEAVDRVLTKTFHELNGKMVEVKRAVPKELSPGPSRSPIGGYNNYGLNRVNNFLNGYNPSALGGYGVRMDGRFNAMASGRSGFPPFGSGFGMGVNFEQGLNANYGGSANFGSSLSYGRGVSPYYIGNSNRFGSPVGYDGGNGGSSSLFSSTRNLWGNGGLSYGSNSSTSATFNGSGTGNVGGSFGSGNVNWGSSQVSGQGGGNAVGGGGNLSYNGVDNNYNLSGGGYGRNTGNNAAPASSSYASSNGGAYDGAFTDLYSSSSIYGDSPWRAATPERDGSSSFSYGLGNGASDVSAKGSAGFVGGYSVNKRPPNRGLPS; this is encoded by the exons ATGCAATCCGACCTTGGTAAGCTATTTATTGGTGGAATATCGTGGGAGACGAATGAGGAACGCCTTAGGGAATATTTTAGCACCTTTGGTGAGGTGATTGAAGCTGTAATCATGAAGGATCGGACTACAGGCCGTGCTCGGGGCTTTGGTTTCATTGTATTCTCTGACCCAGCTGTTGCGGACAGAGTTGTTCAGGAGAAACACAACATTGATGGAAGAATG GTCGAGGCAAAGAAGGCTGTTCCAAGAGATGATCAAAACATTCTGAGTAGAACCAGTGGCAGTGCACATGGTTCTCCAGGTCCAAGCCGCACTAGGAAGATTTTTGTAGGAGGCTTAGCTTCCACTGTTACGGAGagtgattttaaaatgtattttGAGCAATTTGGGCAAATTACAGATGTTGTTGTTATGTACGATCATAATACACAGAGGCCAAGAGGTTTTGGGTTCATCACTTATGATTCAGAGGAAGCAGTTGATAGGGTCTTAACCAAAACGTTCCATGAACTAAATGGTAAGATGGTTGAGGTCAAGCGTGCTGTCCCCAAAGAATTATCACCTGGTCCAAGTCGTAGTCCAATTGGTGGTTATAATAATTATGGTCTAAACAGGGTCAACAACTTCCTAAATGGCTACAATCCAAGTGCACTTGGAGGTTATGGAGTAAGAATGGATGGCAGATTCAATGCAATGGCAAGCGGACGAAGTGGGTTCCCTCCATTTGGTTCTGGATTTGGAATGGGTGTGAATTTTGAGCAAGGTCTAAATGCTAATTATGGTGGAAGCGCTAACTTCGGTAGCAGTCTCAGCTACGGACGTGGTGTGAGTCCCTACTATATTGGAAACTCTAATAGGTTTGGTAGTCCGGTTGGTTACGATGGTGGAAATGGGGGAAGCTCATCCCTTTTTAGCTCAACTAGGAACCTTTGGGGAAACGGGGGACTCAGTTATGGCTCAAACTCTTCTACTTCAGCTACTTTTAATGGGTCTGGAACTGGTAATGTTGGAGGAAGCTTTGGAAGTGGTAATGTCAACTGGGGTTCTTCACAAGTGTCTGGCCAGGGTGGGGGAAATGCTGTTGGCGGTGGTGGGAACCTGAGTTATAATGGGGTtgataacaattataatttgaGTGGGGGAGGCTATGGAAGAAACACTGGAAATAATGCAGCTCCAGCATCATCATCTTATGCGTCATCAAATGGTGGTGCCTACGATGGGGCATTTACAGACTTATATAGCAGTAGTTCGATTTATGGAGATTCTCCTTGGAGAGCTGCAACTCCTGAGAGAGATGGTTCTAGCTCTTTTAGTTATGGCCTTGGTAATGGCGCTTCAGATGTCTCTGCTAAAGGCTCTGCTGGGTTTGTCGGGGGATATAGTGTTAATAAGAGACCACCAAACAGAG GACTACCTAGCTAG
- the LOC110803837 gene encoding cytochrome b561 and DOMON domain-containing protein At2g04850 produces MILYLLFSLVFSPQFLPVTSSRCSTTTSTKTFEKCMVLPTQQSSLAWTYHPHNSTLDLVFFGSFISPSGWVGWGINPTTAEMTGTRALIAFPDPNSGQLVLLPYILDPSVKLQKAPLLSRPLDHIHLLSSSAKMYGGKLATIHDGAQVEIYATIRISLNKTKIHVVWNRGVYVQGYSPTIHPTTINDLSSATTIDLLSGVARHENDLKTLKIVHGVMNGVSWGVMLPIGIIMSRYLRHIEALGPTWFYVHAAMQLTGFFLGTIGFAIGLRLGQLSPGKVYSLHRKLGFIAVCLGSLQTLALLFRPKTTNKYRKYWKSYHHFVGYACVVLGVVNVFQGFEAMEAGRSYAKLAYCMCLSTLIGVCIALEVNSWVVFCRKAEEEKLKREGVILNAGSEKHSGNFN; encoded by the coding sequence ATGATCCTTTATCTCCTCTTCTCCCTTGTCTTCTCCCCTCAATTTCTACCCGTGACCTCCTCTCGTTGTAGCACCACCACTAGTACTAAAACCTTTGAGAAATGTATGGTGCTTCCCACTCAACAATCGTCCCTTGCATGGACTTACCACCCTCATAATTCCACCCTTGATCTCGTCTTCTTTGGTAGCTTCATATCTCCTTCTGGATGGGTAGGTTGGGGGATCAATCCCACTACAGCGGAAATGACAGGCACTCGTGCCCTCATTGCCTTTCCAGATCCCAACTCCGGCCAACTAGTCCTCCTCCCTTATATTTTAGACCCGTCCGTTAAACTTCAAAAAGCTCCATTGTTGTCACGTCCTCTTGATCATATCCACTTGTTGTCATCTTCTGCAAAAATGTACGGTGGGAAGTTAGCCACCATTCACGATGGAGCACAAGTTGAAATATACGCTACAATTAGGATCTCCCTTAACAAAACAAAGATCCATGTTGTATGGAATCGTGGGGTTTACGTTCAAGGATATTCACCTACAATCCATCCAACTACCATCAACGACCTCTCTTCAGCAACTACCATAGACCTTCTTTCCGGCGTTGCAAGACACGAGAATGACTTAAAAACGTTGAAGATTGTACACGGAGTTATGAATGGGGTGTCTTGGGGAGTCATGTTACCCATTGGTATAATCATGTCACGTTACCTTAGACATATAGAAGCATTAGGACCTACGTGGTTCTACGTGCATGCAGCCATGCAACTCACCGGATTCTTCCTAGGAACCATTGGCTTTGCGATAGGGCTTAGACTAGGACAACTATCACCGGGAAAAGTGTATAGCTTGCATAGGAAGCTAGGGTTTATTGCGGTTTGCTTAGGAAGTCTTCAAACACTTGCGTTATTATTTAGGCCTAAAACAACAAACAAGTATAGGAAGTATTGGAAGTCATACCACCATTTTGTAGGGTATGCTTGTGTGGTTTTAGGGGTTGTAAATGTATTTCAAGGGTTCGAAGCAATGGAGGCTGGTAGATCGTACGCGAAATTGGCATATTGTATGTGTCTATCAACCTTGATTGGTGTATGTATAGCATTGGAGGTTAATAGTTGGGTTGTTTTTTGTAGAAAAGCTGAGGAGGAGAAATTGAAAAGAGAAGGGGTCATTCTAAATGCTGGATCGGAGAAACATAGTGGAAACTTCAATTGA